One window from the genome of Aquabacterium sp. A3 encodes:
- a CDS encoding ABC transporter substrate-binding protein, with protein sequence MSALALTSQRVWRQALVAVSFTAASLGAAMAQSAPPASTTTPIKFVLDWKLQGVHAWYYLAQERGYFAQEKIALQIDTGDGSANTITKVMAGAYQAGFGDINAIVQNAATRPAGTVPVVVYMVYNRTPFAIMTKASSPIKTLKDLEGRTLGSPAGGAAMKMFPALAELNGIDASKVSWTHMAPNLQEQMLLTDQVAASAVFSVTSYLNLIGQRVDPDKDIRWFHYADHGIALYGNGIVVSPTLIKEQPQVVAGLVRAIHKGLRDAMANPDAAIEALARQEPLINKALEKRRLQYALQQLVVTPEVRRVGLGDLSDERLTKAIGQVQQAFELPRAPAVAEVFDRRFLPPLADRLP encoded by the coding sequence GTGTCTGCATTGGCTTTGACCTCTCAACGTGTGTGGCGCCAGGCGCTGGTGGCCGTGTCTTTCACGGCGGCCAGCCTGGGCGCCGCGATGGCGCAAAGCGCGCCGCCCGCGTCCACCACCACGCCCATCAAGTTCGTGCTGGACTGGAAGCTGCAAGGCGTGCACGCCTGGTACTACCTGGCGCAAGAGCGCGGCTACTTTGCGCAAGAAAAGATCGCGCTGCAGATTGACACGGGCGATGGCTCGGCCAACACCATCACCAAGGTGATGGCCGGGGCCTACCAGGCGGGCTTTGGCGACATCAACGCCATCGTGCAGAACGCGGCCACGCGGCCGGCCGGCACGGTGCCGGTGGTGGTGTACATGGTCTACAACCGCACGCCTTTTGCGATCATGACCAAGGCCTCCAGCCCCATCAAAACGCTGAAGGATCTGGAAGGGCGCACGCTGGGCTCGCCCGCCGGCGGTGCGGCCATGAAGATGTTCCCGGCGCTGGCCGAGCTCAATGGCATCGACGCCAGCAAGGTGAGCTGGACGCACATGGCGCCCAACCTGCAAGAGCAGATGCTGCTGACCGACCAGGTGGCGGCCTCGGCGGTGTTCTCGGTGACCAGCTACCTGAACCTGATCGGCCAGCGGGTGGACCCGGACAAAGACATCCGCTGGTTTCATTACGCCGACCACGGCATTGCGCTGTATGGCAACGGCATCGTGGTGTCGCCCACGCTGATCAAGGAGCAACCCCAGGTGGTGGCCGGGCTGGTGCGCGCCATCCACAAGGGCCTGCGCGACGCCATGGCCAACCCGGATGCTGCCATCGAGGCCCTGGCCCGGCAAGAACCGCTGATCAACAAGGCGCTGGAGAAGCGCCGCCTGCAGTACGCGCTGCAGCAGCTGGTGGTGACGCCCGAGGTGCGCCGCGTGGGCCTGGGCGACCTGAGCGACGAGCGCCTGACCAAGGCCATTGGCCAGGTGCAACAGGCGTTCGAGCTGCCACGCGCACCGGCCGTGGCCGAGGTGTTTGACCGCCGCTTCTTGCCGCCACTGGCCGACCGCCTGCCTTGA